One stretch of Amycolatopsis tolypomycina DNA includes these proteins:
- a CDS encoding ABC transporter ATP-binding protein, with protein MSEPAIVVAGLRVRRGGDEVLRDIGFAVRRGTVTGLLGPNGCGKSTLMRSIVGVQVVESGRVEVLGRPAGHPELRRRIGYATQDPALYADLTVTEALRYFAAVLGCPASDVDRVITRTGLTSSARVLVGRLSGGQRGRANLAAALLGTPELLVLDEPTVGSDPELRDELWRLFHELAATGVTLLISSHVMDEAARCDDLLLLHRGQLLARGTPEALRTETGAPDLEQAFLRLIKGRSEASR; from the coding sequence GTGTCCGAGCCGGCGATCGTCGTGGCCGGCCTGCGGGTCCGCCGCGGCGGCGACGAGGTGCTGCGCGACATCGGCTTCGCCGTGCGTCGCGGGACGGTGACCGGCCTGCTGGGGCCGAACGGCTGCGGCAAGAGCACGCTGATGCGCTCGATCGTCGGCGTGCAGGTGGTCGAGTCCGGGCGCGTGGAGGTGCTCGGCAGGCCCGCGGGCCACCCCGAGCTGCGCCGGCGGATCGGCTACGCCACCCAGGACCCGGCGCTCTACGCGGACCTGACGGTGACCGAAGCCCTGCGCTACTTCGCCGCGGTGCTCGGCTGCCCGGCGTCCGATGTGGACCGGGTGATCACCCGGACGGGGCTCACGTCGTCGGCCCGCGTCCTGGTCGGCCGCCTCTCCGGCGGCCAGCGCGGCCGGGCCAACCTGGCGGCGGCGCTGCTGGGCACGCCCGAGCTGCTGGTGCTGGACGAGCCGACGGTCGGCTCCGACCCCGAGCTGCGCGACGAGCTGTGGCGGCTGTTCCACGAGCTGGCCGCCACCGGCGTCACGCTGCTGATCTCCAGCCACGTCATGGACGAAGCCGCCCGCTGCGACGACCTCCTGCTGCTGCACCGCGGGCAGCTCCTCGCCCGCGGCACCCCGGAGGCGCTGCGGACGGAGACCGGCGCACCCGATCTCGAGCAGGCGTTCCTGCGCCTGATCAAGGGCCGTTCGGAGGCCTCGCGATGA
- a CDS encoding glycoside hydrolase family 9 protein: MRARQIRAGLVLLAVTALGLTTGSVPASAADYERLLNGTFASGTLDPWWAGAGTTGRVTGGEFCTDVTGGTANGYDALAGQNGVPFEAGQQYTLTFDAHATTTQQISAVAGEAVSPYRQISRTDLTVTPSTQHFTVTFTSTLDFPAAGNGQLAFWFGGQAADNTVCLDNISLIGGVIPPGGLPPTSGIRVNQESYTPGLPKHATVINSSASPVTWTLRNAAGTAVATGQTRPRGADAPSGESVHDIDFSAYDTAGTGYTLAVGSETSFPFDISADGLKKLRYDALAFFYHQRSGIAIDAQYVGASYARPAGHVNVAPNQGDNNVPCRSDLNCGYTLDVRGGWYDAGDHGKYVVNGGIATWQLLDEYERALKLGDASALGDGKLAIPERGNGVPDILDEARWEVDFLLSMQVPDGKPQAGMVHHKIHDAAWTALPTRPELDSQPRRLSPPSTAATLNMAAVAAQASRLWKTIDPAYSAKLLTAAEKAYAAAKANPNVLADPNDGTGGGTYADGAVTDEFYWAAAELFATTAKSAYRTDVTGSSLYRGVSFNTHGFDWGSTGALGDISLALVPTDLPAADVAAIKSAITTTADSHLAQMGGMGYPAPYRTADGTYEWGSNGLVANNGVVLALAYDFTKQDKYRNGAFAAMDYLLGRNPANYSYVAGHGDRAVQNVHHRFWAHQLDATLPTAPPGSLSGGPNSGLQDPTAARLLAGCPPQRCYVDDIQAYSVNEVAVNWNSALAWLANWTAEKSPSGVDTTAPAAAGKPAVSAVTATGATVTWAAASDAESGIKNYDVVSVTGTSRKVLATVTGTSATLTGLTPSTAYTLVVVARNGAGLTGPDSASTAFTTPPDTPAGGCSVTYTSYNWSGGFTAYLTLTNTGTTAWSNWALKFAFAGNQKVTQGWSATWSQSGAAVTATALPWNASVAPGKSVSIGFNGSYTGSNPPPSPFAVNGKTCG; encoded by the coding sequence ATGCGGGCAAGACAAATCCGGGCTGGTCTGGTGTTACTGGCGGTGACGGCGCTCGGGCTGACGACGGGCTCCGTGCCCGCGTCCGCCGCGGACTACGAGCGGCTGCTCAACGGCACCTTCGCCAGTGGCACCCTCGACCCCTGGTGGGCCGGGGCCGGGACCACCGGGCGCGTCACGGGCGGTGAGTTCTGCACCGACGTCACCGGCGGCACGGCCAACGGTTACGACGCCCTCGCCGGCCAGAACGGCGTCCCGTTCGAGGCGGGGCAGCAGTACACGCTGACGTTCGACGCGCACGCGACGACCACCCAGCAGATCTCCGCCGTCGCCGGCGAGGCCGTTTCGCCCTACCGGCAGATCTCCCGCACCGACCTGACGGTCACGCCGTCGACCCAGCACTTCACCGTCACCTTCACGTCCACTTTGGACTTCCCGGCCGCGGGCAACGGCCAGCTGGCCTTCTGGTTCGGCGGCCAGGCCGCGGACAACACCGTCTGCCTGGACAACATTTCGCTGATCGGCGGGGTGATCCCGCCCGGCGGCCTGCCGCCGACGAGCGGCATCCGGGTGAACCAGGAAAGTTACACCCCCGGCCTGCCCAAGCACGCCACCGTGATCAACAGCTCCGCGTCGCCCGTGACGTGGACGCTGCGCAACGCCGCCGGCACCGCGGTCGCCACTGGCCAGACCCGCCCGCGCGGCGCGGACGCCCCCTCCGGCGAGAGCGTCCACGACATCGACTTCTCCGCCTACGACACCGCGGGCACCGGGTACACCCTCGCCGTCGGCTCCGAGACGAGCTTCCCGTTCGACATCTCCGCGGACGGGCTGAAGAAGCTGCGTTACGACGCGCTCGCGTTCTTCTACCACCAGCGCAGCGGGATCGCGATCGACGCCCAGTACGTCGGCGCAAGCTACGCGCGGCCCGCGGGCCACGTCAACGTCGCGCCGAACCAGGGTGACAACAACGTCCCCTGCCGGTCGGACCTGAACTGCGGCTACACCCTCGACGTGCGCGGCGGCTGGTACGACGCGGGCGACCACGGCAAGTACGTCGTCAACGGCGGCATCGCGACCTGGCAGCTGCTCGACGAGTACGAGCGCGCGCTGAAGCTGGGCGACGCGAGCGCGCTGGGCGACGGCAAGCTGGCCATCCCGGAGCGGGGCAACGGCGTCCCGGACATCCTCGACGAAGCCCGCTGGGAGGTCGACTTCCTGCTCTCCATGCAGGTGCCCGACGGCAAGCCGCAGGCGGGCATGGTGCACCACAAGATCCACGACGCGGCGTGGACCGCCCTGCCGACCCGGCCCGAGCTGGACAGCCAGCCGCGGCGGCTCTCCCCGCCGAGCACGGCGGCCACGCTGAACATGGCCGCGGTCGCCGCGCAGGCGTCCCGGCTGTGGAAGACCATCGACCCGGCGTACTCGGCGAAGCTGCTCACGGCGGCCGAGAAGGCCTACGCCGCGGCGAAGGCCAACCCGAACGTGCTCGCCGACCCGAACGACGGCACCGGCGGCGGGACCTACGCCGACGGCGCCGTGACCGACGAGTTCTACTGGGCGGCCGCGGAACTGTTCGCGACGACGGCGAAGAGCGCCTACCGCACCGACGTCACCGGGTCGTCGCTCTACCGCGGCGTCAGCTTCAACACCCACGGCTTCGACTGGGGCTCGACGGGCGCGCTCGGCGACATCTCGTTGGCGCTGGTGCCCACCGACCTGCCCGCGGCGGACGTCGCGGCGATCAAGTCGGCGATCACGACCACGGCCGACAGCCACCTCGCCCAGATGGGGGGCATGGGCTACCCGGCGCCCTACCGGACGGCCGACGGCACCTACGAGTGGGGATCCAACGGCCTGGTCGCCAACAACGGCGTCGTGCTGGCCCTGGCCTACGACTTCACCAAGCAGGACAAGTACCGCAACGGCGCGTTCGCGGCCATGGACTACCTGCTCGGCCGCAACCCGGCGAACTACTCCTACGTCGCCGGCCACGGTGACCGGGCCGTGCAGAACGTGCACCACCGGTTCTGGGCGCACCAGCTGGACGCGACGCTGCCGACCGCGCCGCCCGGGTCGCTGTCCGGCGGGCCCAACAGCGGCCTGCAGGACCCGACCGCGGCCCGGCTGCTCGCCGGCTGCCCGCCCCAGCGCTGCTACGTCGACGACATCCAGGCGTACTCGGTCAACGAGGTCGCCGTCAACTGGAACTCGGCGCTGGCCTGGCTGGCGAACTGGACGGCGGAGAAGTCGCCGTCCGGGGTGGACACCACCGCCCCGGCCGCGGCAGGCAAGCCCGCCGTGTCCGCGGTCACGGCCACCGGCGCGACGGTGACCTGGGCGGCGGCTTCGGACGCGGAGAGCGGGATCAAGAACTACGACGTCGTGAGCGTGACCGGCACGAGCCGCAAGGTGCTCGCCACCGTCACCGGGACGTCGGCGACCCTGACCGGGCTGACGCCGTCGACGGCGTACACCCTGGTCGTGGTGGCCCGCAACGGCGCGGGCCTCACCGGCCCGGACTCGGCGTCGACGGCGTTCACGACCCCGCCCGACACCCCGGCCGGCGGCTGCTCGGTGACCTACACGTCGTACAACTGGTCGGGCGGCTTCACGGCCTACCTCACCTTGACCAACACCGGGACCACGGCGTGGTCGAACTGGGCGCTGAAGTTCGCTTTCGCGGGCAACCAGAAGGTGACCCAGGGCTGGTCGGCGACCTGGTCGCAGTCCGGTGCGGCCGTCACCGCCACGGCCCTGCCGTGGAACGCCTCGGTCGCGCCGGGCAAGTCGGTCTCGATCGGCTTCAACGGCAGCTACACGGGCAGCAACCCGCCGCCGTCGCCCTTCGCGGTGAACGGGAAGACGTGCGGGTGA
- a CDS encoding glycoside hydrolase family 27 protein yields the protein MPARTRSRILHLFTAAAAALSLSVAVPPSAVAAPGSPAVTPPLGWNSWNSFGCNVSESTIHQAADAMVSSGMRDAGYQYVVVDDCWFDPQRDAQGNLRANASKFPSGMKALGDYIHARGLKFGIYQVPTDRTCAQRTGTYPGSTGSQGHEAQDARTFASWGVDYLKYDWCSPAGTRDEQVSRFALMRDALRGTGRPIVYSINPNSYHAITGDKYNWGQVADLWRTTEDLLDIWQNGNTNSYPMGVGNVLDVTAPLAAQAGPGHWNDPDMLVVGRPGLTLTESRAHFALWALMAAPLMAGNDIRTMSADISAVLRNPRLLAVDQDSLGAGGRRVRDDGNVEVFAKPLSDGSVAVGLLNRGSGTTTISTTAAQVGLNGTSFTLTDLWTGGTSASGGAISASVPAHGVAAFRVSGGTPQAATTSRLRDAGSGRCLDVDNASTASGAGVLIWDCQTSANQLWTSWENGEIRVFGDKCLDGTTSGARVYSRSCTGQSNQKWTLGSDGTVRNVQSGLCLDVEGAATANGTRAILWTCNGQANQRWSRV from the coding sequence ATGCCCGCTCGAACCCGTTCACGGATCCTGCACCTGTTCACCGCGGCCGCCGCCGCACTGTCGTTGTCCGTCGCGGTGCCACCGTCCGCCGTCGCCGCGCCCGGGAGCCCGGCGGTGACGCCGCCGCTGGGCTGGAACAGCTGGAACAGCTTCGGCTGCAACGTCAGCGAAAGCACCATCCACCAGGCGGCCGACGCGATGGTCTCCTCCGGCATGCGTGACGCGGGCTACCAGTACGTCGTGGTCGACGACTGCTGGTTCGACCCGCAGCGCGATGCCCAGGGCAACCTGCGCGCCAACGCCTCGAAGTTCCCGAGCGGCATGAAGGCCCTCGGCGACTACATCCACGCGCGCGGCCTGAAGTTCGGCATCTACCAGGTCCCGACCGACCGCACGTGCGCCCAGCGCACCGGCACCTACCCCGGCTCGACCGGCAGCCAGGGCCACGAGGCCCAGGACGCCCGCACGTTCGCCTCCTGGGGCGTCGACTACCTCAAGTACGACTGGTGCTCCCCCGCCGGCACCCGCGACGAGCAGGTCAGCCGCTTCGCGCTGATGCGCGACGCCCTGCGCGGCACCGGACGGCCCATCGTCTACAGCATCAACCCCAACAGCTACCACGCCATCACCGGCGACAAGTACAACTGGGGGCAGGTCGCCGACCTGTGGCGCACCACCGAGGACCTGCTCGACATCTGGCAGAACGGCAACACCAACAGCTACCCGATGGGCGTCGGCAACGTCCTCGACGTCACCGCGCCGCTGGCCGCGCAGGCCGGGCCCGGGCACTGGAACGACCCGGACATGCTCGTCGTCGGCCGCCCCGGCCTGACCCTCACCGAGTCCCGCGCCCACTTCGCCCTCTGGGCGCTGATGGCGGCGCCGCTCATGGCGGGCAACGACATCCGCACGATGTCCGCGGACATCAGCGCGGTCCTGCGCAACCCGCGGCTGCTGGCGGTCGACCAGGACAGCCTCGGTGCCGGCGGCCGCCGGGTCCGCGACGACGGCAACGTCGAGGTCTTCGCCAAGCCGCTGTCCGACGGGTCCGTCGCCGTCGGGCTGCTCAACCGCGGCAGCGGCACGACGACCATCAGCACCACCGCGGCGCAGGTCGGGCTCAACGGGACGTCGTTCACCCTGACCGACCTGTGGACCGGCGGCACGTCGGCGTCCGGCGGCGCGATCAGCGCGAGCGTGCCCGCTCACGGCGTCGCCGCGTTCCGGGTGTCCGGCGGCACCCCGCAGGCCGCGACGACGTCCCGGCTGCGCGACGCCGGTTCGGGCCGCTGCCTGGACGTCGACAACGCCTCCACGGCCTCCGGGGCGGGCGTGCTGATCTGGGACTGCCAGACCTCGGCCAACCAGCTGTGGACGAGCTGGGAGAACGGCGAGATCCGCGTCTTCGGCGACAAGTGCCTCGACGGCACCACCAGCGGCGCCCGCGTCTACAGCCGCTCGTGCACCGGGCAGAGCAACCAGAAGTGGACGCTGGGCTCGGACGGCACGGTCCGCAACGTCCAATCAGGACTGTGCCTCGACGTCGAAGGCGCCGCGACCGCCAACGGGACACGGGCGATCCTGTGGACCTGCAACGGCCAGGCGAACCAGCGGTGGAGCCGCGTGTGA
- a CDS encoding polysaccharide deacetylase family protein, whose product MRPRPLASVSVDLDNLWAYLKTHGDPGWRDRPSFLPSAVPRLLEILGEQGLTTTVFVVGADVVREDGAKAVAEIAAAGHEVANHSFGHEPWLHRYSRERLEDELRRTEDAVVAAGAPRPSGFRGPGYSVTRELVELLAERGYAYDASTLPTWVGPLARAYHNRTARSAEEGADELFGGFSRVLAPVHAYRWQTSTGRGPVELPVTTMPLLRTPIHGSYLLQLHGISPRLARGYLRTALRLCRLRGVSPSLLLHPTDVLGAADAPGMEFFPGMAVPGAQKVAWLGWVLSALREHFDVVGTGEYVRRTVVRRTRPVTRLDAGR is encoded by the coding sequence GTGAGGCCGCGTCCGCTCGCGAGCGTCTCGGTCGACCTCGACAACCTGTGGGCCTACCTCAAGACCCACGGTGACCCGGGCTGGCGGGACCGGCCCAGTTTCCTGCCGTCCGCGGTGCCGCGGCTGCTGGAGATCCTCGGCGAACAGGGGCTCACGACGACCGTCTTCGTCGTGGGCGCCGACGTCGTCCGCGAAGACGGCGCCAAGGCGGTCGCCGAGATCGCCGCGGCCGGGCACGAGGTGGCGAACCACTCGTTCGGCCACGAACCCTGGCTGCACCGCTATTCCCGCGAGCGGCTCGAGGACGAGCTGCGCCGCACCGAAGACGCGGTCGTCGCCGCGGGCGCGCCCCGGCCGAGCGGCTTCCGCGGCCCCGGCTACAGCGTCACCCGCGAGCTGGTCGAGCTGCTCGCCGAACGCGGCTACGCCTACGACGCCAGCACCCTGCCGACGTGGGTCGGCCCGCTGGCCCGCGCCTACCACAACCGCACGGCCCGGAGTGCGGAAGAAGGCGCCGACGAGCTGTTCGGCGGCTTCTCCCGCGTGCTGGCGCCGGTGCACGCCTACCGCTGGCAGACGAGCACAGGTCGCGGGCCGGTCGAGCTGCCGGTGACGACGATGCCGCTGCTGCGCACGCCGATCCACGGCTCCTACCTCCTGCAGCTGCACGGGATCTCACCGCGGCTGGCCCGCGGCTACCTCCGGACGGCGCTGCGGCTCTGCCGCCTCCGCGGGGTCTCGCCGTCGCTGCTGCTGCACCCCACCGACGTCCTCGGCGCCGCCGACGCCCCCGGGATGGAGTTCTTCCCGGGCATGGCGGTGCCGGGCGCGCAGAAGGTGGCGTGGCTGGGCTGGGTGCTTTCCGCGCTGCGCGAGCACTTCGACGTCGTCGGCACCGGAGAGTACGTCCGGCGGACGGTCGTGCGGCGCACTCGGCCGGTGACCAGGCTGGACGCGGGGAGATGA
- a CDS encoding O-antigen ligase family protein, whose protein sequence is MTTFAVVRPATREALLLRVLACATVALAPVEGYLTAVQSQLGKVAPALLTAVWLVVRIRRRQPPRPTPLHAVLALLAVVLAATASRHAAGGFTAEYTLRWLPFLVVTAVLADVASREVPIRWLLLAAAAGATVAGAGALYSLVAEGEARASGPQPDPNDLAYFLVAAVPLLAALHHRGRGAIPTAEAPRLAALHRRGRGVILTAAGIILVAGATATFSRGGALGLAAAVGWLLLRRVLPWRVVGVAAAAVAGLGVAALLFAGPQLDRALQEKSFIAASNVDTRELRWQAAARMLTAHPVLGVGPGGFREHYAAESHNAEVDEQTPVAHNMYLEVAAELGLPGFALFAGVVGVAAVASERTVRRAGPGPQRTEAVAIQASLLAVLVTSTFLSEQYYLPLWSLAALAAAAESRNCREGEGSADAGAARDQ, encoded by the coding sequence ATGACCACGTTCGCGGTCGTCAGACCCGCCACGCGCGAGGCCCTGCTGCTGCGGGTCCTCGCGTGTGCGACCGTGGCGCTGGCGCCGGTCGAGGGCTACCTGACGGCCGTGCAGAGCCAGCTCGGCAAGGTCGCGCCCGCCCTGCTCACCGCAGTCTGGCTGGTGGTGCGGATCCGCCGGCGGCAGCCACCGCGCCCGACGCCGCTGCACGCGGTCCTCGCGCTGCTGGCCGTCGTGCTGGCGGCAACGGCGTCCCGGCACGCGGCGGGCGGGTTCACCGCCGAGTACACGTTGCGGTGGCTGCCGTTCCTGGTGGTCACGGCGGTGCTCGCGGACGTGGCGAGCCGCGAGGTACCGATCCGCTGGTTACTGCTGGCGGCGGCCGCGGGCGCCACGGTCGCGGGCGCGGGCGCCCTGTACAGCCTGGTCGCCGAAGGCGAGGCCCGCGCGAGCGGACCGCAACCGGACCCGAACGACCTGGCGTACTTCCTCGTCGCGGCGGTCCCCCTGCTCGCGGCGCTGCACCACCGGGGCCGCGGCGCCATCCCGACCGCCGAGGCTCCCCGGCTCGCCGCGCTGCACCGCCGGGGCCGCGGCGTGATCCTGACCGCCGCCGGCATCATCCTCGTGGCCGGCGCGACCGCGACGTTCTCCCGCGGTGGCGCGCTGGGCCTGGCCGCCGCGGTCGGGTGGCTGCTGCTGCGGCGCGTGCTGCCGTGGCGGGTGGTCGGCGTCGCGGCCGCGGCCGTCGCCGGGCTGGGTGTCGCCGCCCTGCTGTTCGCCGGGCCGCAGCTGGACCGGGCGTTGCAGGAGAAGAGCTTCATCGCTGCGTCCAATGTGGACACCCGGGAGCTGCGCTGGCAGGCGGCGGCCCGGATGCTGACCGCTCACCCGGTGCTCGGCGTCGGCCCCGGCGGGTTCCGCGAGCACTACGCCGCCGAGTCGCACAACGCCGAGGTCGACGAGCAGACCCCGGTGGCGCACAACATGTACCTCGAGGTCGCCGCGGAACTCGGCCTGCCCGGGTTCGCGCTGTTCGCCGGGGTGGTCGGCGTCGCCGCGGTGGCGAGCGAGCGGACGGTCCGGCGGGCCGGGCCCGGGCCGCAGCGGACGGAGGCGGTCGCGATCCAGGCGTCGCTGCTCGCCGTGCTGGTCACCTCGACGTTCCTGTCCGAGCAGTACTACCTGCCGTTGTGGTCGCTGGCCGCGCTCGCCGCCGCGGCCGAAAGCCGGAATTGCCGAGAAGGAGAGGGAAGCGCCGATGCGGGTGCTGCACGTGATCAGTGA
- a CDS encoding glycosyltransferase, whose amino-acid sequence MRVLHVISEMGAGGAETLVAGMVARGEEYGWVSAVASGGGFRADALAADGTPTFPVPLARRSKAGVLKAAWATRRAIARFRPDVVLAHNVGASLVTRLAGRRPVTVFHGVADADHPAAARILRRTSAQVVAVSAATADRLAAAGLARPVVIPNAVFPRTPVFGRAEIRASLGVPERTPVALCLARLEPQKRHDVLLDAWAAVDGDAVLWLAGDGSLRGELERRAQALGRRVEFLGTRADVPDLLAAADVTVLTSDWEGLPLAVLESMAAGRPVVATDTGGIGAVLAGGGGIVVPRADPAATAAALNRLLFDPAERETVGRSGIQAVERDYDPHTLMKSYDELLRGAR is encoded by the coding sequence ATGCGGGTGCTGCACGTGATCAGTGAAATGGGGGCGGGCGGGGCGGAAACGCTCGTGGCCGGCATGGTGGCCCGCGGCGAGGAGTACGGCTGGGTGTCCGCGGTCGCCAGCGGCGGCGGCTTCCGCGCCGACGCGCTGGCCGCGGACGGCACGCCGACGTTCCCCGTTCCGCTCGCCCGCCGCAGCAAGGCCGGCGTGCTGAAGGCGGCGTGGGCGACCCGCCGCGCGATCGCCCGGTTCCGGCCCGACGTCGTGCTGGCCCACAACGTCGGCGCGAGCCTGGTGACGCGGCTGGCCGGACGGCGGCCGGTCACGGTCTTCCACGGCGTCGCCGACGCGGACCACCCGGCCGCGGCGCGGATCCTGCGTCGCACGTCCGCCCAGGTCGTCGCGGTCTCGGCGGCCACCGCGGACCGGCTGGCGGCGGCGGGCCTCGCGCGGCCGGTGGTGATCCCGAACGCCGTGTTCCCGCGGACGCCGGTGTTCGGCCGCGCGGAGATCCGCGCGTCCCTCGGCGTCCCGGAGCGGACTCCGGTCGCGCTCTGCCTGGCCCGGCTGGAGCCGCAGAAGCGCCACGACGTGCTGCTGGACGCGTGGGCCGCGGTCGACGGCGACGCCGTGCTGTGGCTGGCCGGCGACGGCAGCCTGCGGGGCGAACTGGAACGCCGGGCGCAGGCGCTGGGCCGCCGGGTGGAGTTCCTCGGGACGCGCGCGGACGTGCCGGACCTGCTCGCCGCGGCCGACGTCACGGTGCTGACGAGCGACTGGGAGGGCCTGCCGCTGGCGGTCCTGGAGTCGATGGCGGCCGGGCGGCCGGTGGTCGCGACGGACACCGGCGGCATCGGCGCGGTGCTGGCCGGCGGCGGCGGGATCGTGGTGCCCCGGGCGGACCCGGCCGCGACGGCCGCGGCACTGAACCGGCTCCTGTTCGACCCGGCGGAACGGGAAACCGTTGGCAGGTCGGGAATCCAGGCGGTCGAACGCGACTACGACCCGCACACGCTCATGAAGTCCTACGACGAGTTGCTCCGAGGTGCCCGATGA
- a CDS encoding glycosyltransferase 87 family protein, with protein MKLGHRTAPATAGSRGASHGADPAADSDPTTPTTTAADSGPTTPKHRAGPGRRPTLLTRDSGLSPKQRLVLLLATLAGAASAWHALKPSWQVPLPTPAVLGEERLQDFRDALYFPIREFLDGGNPYDPAAMFAHWPVRQDFNLYQPYHLLLHAPFALPGYRVGAVSFTLFSLLLLVALAALTAHAVRRYVPVPFAVVTAVVAALLVTSQVGKAQLYVGQVNPLIALGAAGALLARRDRPGWAAVALALAWLKPQYGFPLAVLLFARGSRRVALTGTAIAAAASLPVVVLLVVRSGGVGPFLDVIVANLAHARGTSYGAVDSVTAQRIDVAAVFFRVTGWVPDGAELAVLAGVLVTSALLARRTTEPVADLLTVLAVVVCVVHQPGDVLIAVPAMAAVAALWWRRRGEAGWTAAGLAVLALAVPFAHLYTVDSLFGPRTSVTVDGAAVVVAWGLAVVAARRVA; from the coding sequence ATGAAGCTCGGACACCGCACGGCCCCGGCCACAGCCGGCTCCCGCGGCGCAAGCCACGGCGCCGACCCCGCCGCCGACTCCGACCCCACCACCCCAACCACAACCGCAGCCGACTCCGGCCCCACCACCCCGAAACACCGTGCCGGCCCCGGCCGGCGGCCGACCCTCCTCACCCGCGACTCCGGCCTGTCCCCCAAGCAGCGGCTCGTCCTCCTCCTGGCCACCCTCGCCGGCGCCGCGAGTGCCTGGCACGCCCTCAAACCCTCCTGGCAGGTCCCGCTCCCGACCCCCGCGGTCCTCGGTGAGGAGCGGTTGCAGGACTTCCGCGACGCCCTCTACTTCCCCATCCGCGAATTCCTCGACGGCGGCAACCCCTACGACCCCGCCGCGATGTTCGCGCACTGGCCCGTCCGGCAGGACTTCAACCTCTACCAGCCCTACCACCTCCTGCTGCACGCGCCGTTCGCGCTGCCCGGGTACCGCGTCGGCGCCGTCTCCTTCACCCTCTTCTCGCTCCTCCTGCTCGTCGCGCTCGCCGCGCTGACCGCCCACGCCGTCCGGCGGTACGTCCCGGTTCCGTTCGCCGTCGTCACCGCCGTCGTCGCGGCGCTGCTGGTGACCAGCCAGGTCGGGAAGGCGCAGCTCTACGTCGGCCAGGTCAACCCGCTGATCGCGCTCGGCGCGGCCGGCGCCCTCCTCGCCCGGCGCGACCGGCCCGGCTGGGCGGCCGTCGCGCTCGCGCTCGCGTGGCTGAAGCCGCAGTACGGCTTCCCGCTGGCCGTCCTGCTGTTCGCCCGTGGCTCGCGGCGGGTCGCCCTCACCGGCACCGCGATCGCCGCGGCGGCCAGCCTGCCCGTCGTCGTGCTCCTCGTCGTGCGCAGCGGCGGCGTCGGGCCCTTCCTCGACGTCATCGTCGCGAACCTCGCGCACGCGCGCGGCACGTCCTACGGCGCGGTGGATTCCGTTACGGCGCAACGCATCGACGTCGCCGCGGTGTTCTTCCGCGTCACCGGCTGGGTGCCCGACGGCGCCGAGTTGGCGGTATTGGCCGGGGTGCTGGTGACGAGCGCGCTGCTCGCCCGGCGCACCACCGAACCGGTCGCCGACCTGCTGACCGTGCTCGCCGTCGTGGTCTGTGTCGTGCACCAGCCCGGCGACGTGCTCATCGCCGTGCCCGCGATGGCCGCCGTGGCCGCGCTGTGGTGGCGTCGCCGGGGCGAGGCCGGGTGGACCGCGGCCGGGTTGGCCGTCCTCGCGCTCGCCGTCCCGTTCGCGCATCTGTACACAGTGGACTCGCTGTTCGGTCCGCGGACATCGGTCACTGTGGACGGTGCTGCGGTGGTCGTCGCGTGGGGCCTCGCCGTGGTCGCCGCGAGGCGGGTCGCGTGA